Genomic DNA from Oenanthe melanoleuca isolate GR-GAL-2019-014 chromosome 15, OMel1.0, whole genome shotgun sequence:
TCTTTTCTTACTTCTGCCTTACTCATTTGTTTCTGAGTGAGGTATAGTCAAttattttgcagaaatgcaCTATCATGAGGGCAATCTGCCATGTACATAGCTCCACCTCCTGTCTTTGGGCACTACATGCCTTTGTTTATATTGTAAATTTCATCAGATTTCAAACTAACCATGCTCAGAATCCACTCCAAAGTGCAGAGCTTGTGATAGCCAGACTAAGAAAGGATTAAAATACCTAAGGGTCAGCAGCCCCACTCATTAATACAAATGTTCTGTTGAACCAAATAAATTGACTGAAACCATATAATGAGATAAGCagactgaaattaaaaatacttatgCAAGTTACTAATATTCTACATTATGAAAAGCTGCAACACTACAAATCAAATGTACTTATATTTTGTGAATGTGGTtgaatttaaaatgcatcaTAAGCCAATATAATATTTGAATCTACTGAAAATATTCCAGAGGAACAATCAAATCCAACTAACAAGCCATTTATTTAATATAactaaataaatgtatttcagtAGCAATGAGATTGTTGAATTTTACACTTTCCCTTTTAATAAAACAACTACAATTTTGCCAAGTATATGCTGAAGTGGTatacagaaaaaacccaacgTACCAGTGAAGTCGTATGGCATGGAGGAAAGCAGAAAGTCCCTCCATGACCAGCAGAATAAAAACTGTCAGCACAGCAAAGAATGCCAGGACAGGGACGAGCAGCAAGACACCGTACTTTGTATCCACACGGAGACCCACTCTCATCACCATCTGCCACAGAACTTCTGATAActctaaaaaaaaccaaaaagttgCCATAATTAATGTTGGTACTGAGTACCTTCACCCACTGAGCCCCTCTGACCTGTTCATAACACCAATACAAGAGCACCTGCTGGACATGGGAACTATAAGCAATCCCCTCCCCAGAGAGCTGCCCCCATCCCCTCAAATGTTTCAAGATACACCTCAGTGTCAAAATCAGATCTACTGAGAGCAATATTTTACATAAAGccacagttttattttggagGCTTCCACAGATCATGATTAGTTgaaatagggattttttttttaaattaaggaaaAGTGTATTACATAGCAGTATTACTTGAACAGGCCAGCCTCCCTCTAAgagcattaaaaatacaaatgcaggaaaaaacccacaaaaaatatcaaaaaaccCACCCCCACTTACGTGCATGAGCAAGACTTAATGCCCAGAGTCTCAGGTATGAGGCTGTGTTAGAGATGCATCCCAGACAGTATTCAATGGTGTGAATTACTTGATTCATAAAAACATCTGCAAAGTTCAGCTGAAAGATAAAAACACACTTGTATCAATTTTAACTTGTATCaatacagagaagaaaacatgaGAGAACAAAAACATGCATCAGCAAATTCTTATTACATGGAAGAAGAATTCCACTGAAGGgtaataaattgatttttatacCAAGTAAATAAAGTGTGCCATGCAGAAGATCCTTATTACAGagataacattaaaaaaaaaccatcagatACTACAGTTTTCCAGTATTACCTTGCTGATAcataaaaacaaatacagtttatgttttcttttttacaagGAATATGATCTCATACCTGAAAACTTTAAGTATTATAACCAGCCATGATTCTAATTCCCATTCTACTGAGGTTCTATGTTTACAATATcaattttttcatgtttaaaagCAGGAGTAATTATCAGTAATGCTACTGATAGAAAAATAGCCACATTAACACTCTAAGttctaaatataaatattttttacttacAGTTTCAAAACTGATATTACTGAAAATTTCAACACTTACTTTGTACAATAGTTTTTATTTGAGCAAATAATTCTTACATTTTCTATACACAAGAAACAAGAGTCAGCTAGTCTAGTCAGACAAGAACTACACATACTCTGCACATTAGGAAACTGAAGcaattctttgtttttcaattCACATGAAATCAGTGGAATCTGCCCAGACCTTTAAAAATTTGCCCAAActaaacagcagcagtgggtgggGACTAGGAATGCTTTCCATGTCCCCCAACCCCCATTACCAACAATCCTCATCACAAGATGTAATTTTCAGACACAGAAAGACTTTTGTCCAGATGCAAAGCCAAGATTAATTAACAGGAAGCTGGGCAGTCACCACCTTGCCTCAAGTTTAAGAATCcataaaaccagacaaaaccCAGGATTTTTATCCCACTCTTCAATGTAAGAAAACCTGTACTCCTAAATGCAGAGTCTTAATTGCAAATAAAACACTTTCTGTTTTCTACTACAGATAGGTTGTAGTTTTACTGTAACAGTAATATGAACTGAAATATTAGTATTAGTAATATGTTAGTAATATGTGACTGAAGATaccaaaaaataattatgaaacaGCAACAAATAACTATAAGTAAACTGCATTTAGGCACCAAGGTCTCTGTAAAGGCTCAGCTGAGTTTCTTCCAAACTGCTCAGCACACAGCGTATGTGTTATCTATTGACTGCCCACCTCTAATTAGCTTTTAAGAACATCCAAACCAGAGATTAAGTACAAACATTACCTCCTCTGCATccccctctctgtgcccactGTCTGAATGATTGGCACCTTCTTCGAGATCTTGACACGACAGGAGACAAAGCTCTTCCTCACTCTCTTTTCGGACAAGCTTGTAGCCACTCTACAAAATGGGAATGTATTGCCTCTTCAAGCAGGCTGCCACTGTcatttcttaaatttatttaGAGTAGTCACAGGCAAAGGCAAAAAGATTTAGTGGAACAAAGTGCTATTATGTGTTTCAGTCCAAAACTTTTTGAACTGAGCAGAAATTGGTAAGACAAGGAGTAATGGGTTCAAACTGAAATTTAGGATAGATatacagaagaaattcttccctgtgagggtgctgaggccctggcacagtttgccctgagaagctgtggctgccccatccctggaagtgtccaaggccaggctggaggggcttggagcaagctgggatagttggaggtgtccctgcccatcacagagggtggaatgagatgagctttaagttcccttccaacccaatccatTCTATGAAATACCCAGTAAGGACATACTCTGTGCAAtaaaacagcagctgaattCTCCTACACTGAGGAAATGTGTGTACTTTCAGTACTTACCCTGTACATCCTTATGCCACGGCCTCCACTGTGCAACCAGTACAAATAAAGTGGTTTACCAAGCAGCATTACAGgaacacaaagaaaagcaacacTAAGTAAAAACTTCTGCAGAGGAATCTGTTGAGGGGGGAAGGAAAATTAGATTAGACAAAATccaaagcaggaaaagccaTCCCCTTTTCCTTTAAAGTATAGGATTTCCAAAGGCTTGGAAGAGCATTACTCACCTGGCCATTGAAGAAGCTCTTTGTTTCACCACTAGGAAACAGGAACATGTTAATAAACTGTATCAGAATACTGGGGGCAGTAGTCGAGTTCTCTGCAGAATATGCCAACCATTTAAAGAAGATCATGAACACCAGGTAGCCAAATATGGACAACAAGAATAAAAGTTCAGgaataaaaaccaaataaatattATAGGTCTTCTTGAAATGCCTGAAAAgtagaaatggggaaaaaataaaaatatgttttaccAACACAGCCCAAATATGatttcaataaaacaaaacacttttaaacagcaaaactgAGATTACAATCCAGAGCTGATTTCATTTATTCAGTGAAATTTTATCaggtggaaaataaaaactgtaagAGGCATGTATCCTTATTTACCAATAAGTGAAATAAAGTCTTGTATTAATttgtttcaggatttttttagtATTACACAACCATGATGTTACATATGTGAAGGAAAACCTCTCCattattgtctttttttaataacagtttTCACAACTACTCTTATTCTGGTctcaaaaaataattccagtttCTCTTATAAGATTAACTGCTGTAATTCCAGACTTGACAAAAAATACAATGTTTGTATTATTGTAACTTCTTGTACTTACAAGTGGTTAAACAACCCCAATACAACTCCAAATGTCATGTGAGTCACTCCAAAGATGacagacattttcattttgaaagaatttaaGAAAGTGAGACGGTTGCTTGCCAAATTCCatatctgaaaaagaaaacaccaaaccaGCATTGAAGAGCACCATAAGAGAAGGAATAAACCAGTATCCTTTTTCTACTGGGGACCAGAATTCTACCTCAAATGGAGGTCACAACGGAAATTTGAGTAAAAATAGTTCAATATTTGACTTGTCAGAAGAAAAGGTCTTGTTGAGCAGAGAATGCAAACAggaatatatttcttttcttagtCAGATTTATCTTACTTATACTCATACCAAAATCTAATGGACAAAGACTGATCATCACAAGTGGATAATTAAAAAGAATGGAACTAACCGGATCAATTCCAAAGGGATAAGCTCCATTGTAGACACCAGAAACATTTGGATCCAGTGCTAAATATCTATTAGATTTCACATCCTCAATGCTggagtgaaagaaaaacacactcAGATTTGACACTTTAAACAAAATGACAACATACTTTCAGCTCTTCAGGACACTGCTCCTATAATCCTTTACCCAACTCACCCACTgtgacattttttttaaagagtgaaAGGATTCCTAAGCACAAAAGTCCTAATACAAaaaacaggggggaaaaaaaaaaaaaaaaaaacacaaaaacaccaaaaacctAGAACCTCACAGTCTGGGCTTAATTCACATTCACCAACTTTCAAAACCAAGTTTATGGATTTTATTCCACATTCCCCTAGAACTcaaagtttcattttaaaagttcaCAGTTTGCTTTTGCATAAAATTCATTGACAAATACCCGAAGAAAAACTGctagctttttttccttttgcatctGGGGAAGTTTCtactttattttcatatatttttcagtATCACAGCACACACAACCTGCTCAAGTTTTAACTAAAGCCACTGGTCTTGACTATTTGAAGCCACATCCTGTTTTGTAAGGCACCACGAGATCCAAGCTGTGAACATTTGTGTACCAAAGGGTAATGACACCTCAAATTAATGAGGCTATCCCACTCTGAGAAAAAGTAGATTTGACAATTCACatagacatttttttctttttactatCAAGAAAAGCTGTGCAGAGACTAATGATTGCCAGGTAATTAATTTACTTAATTAATAGTTAATTTCTTTTAGTAGAGGCTAATGCTGCTCAGCTATTCATTCCAGAAGCATGGACAAATAGGACAAATAAATCCAAAACCAGACCTGTGTTTTCTACTCCTCTGAAAATCTTTAAAGTCAAACCATAACAGGACAGTCAAAACACGTGAACAAAAGGATtaaactgctgcaggaaaagcatcTCTGGTTTAATGACACAGCAAACATGCTGCTCACCTCCAAACCTTCTGATGAAACATTGCTGAAACATTCCATCCAGatccaaatatatttattgaCTTTGAAAAACAGTCATTATAGATCAATCCAGTGTATATGGAAAAGAGCCCCATTAACAGGATCACGTACCGGCCCTCAAATAACATCTTCATTATCTGtcagcagtggggaaaaaagaaaaaatagagaatATCGACTGTTATGTGAGCAAAAGTTAGCTAGGTGTGTCTAAGAGAAACACATTTTTGGACacaaaaaattctaaaatctaaaatttatTAGTGAACAGTCATTAAGGAATATGAGCTCCCATGACACACACTGAGATTTTTACCACAGACTTCCTTACACTAAGGAAGGGTCTTTTTAAGCCACTTCCTTCCTGGGACTACTTTACAAGAAATTACACATTTGCAGGCATTCTTAATTGAACATAATTCTAATCAGAGATGCAGGTGTTCCTGCATTCCAACCCATATGattgaaaaattaaagtgaAGTTTAATAAATTTCAAACTGTAATTCTTTTTATAAACAACAGAAGGTGCAATTTGAAAAATCATTTTCTCTTCACGTTGTCATTGTAATGACATTCTGTAAAACATATCACTGAGTAGTCCTGgtagaaggaaaaacaagcttAAAAGcatcaatttatttttcctaagtCTTTCATTACAACTTgattatttctgctctttcaaCGAGAAGTAAATAGcttaaaatattacattaatCACAAGGAATATGGGGgctttaaacacagaaaatcctAAAAGAATGGTAAAAACCCTAATTAAATATCTGTGCAAAAAAAACAGTGCTTTCCAGAAACACAGCGACTATTCAAATGATCTGGCTGGATGGGAAGTAAATAATTTGTAATTCCTTTTACCTCATCTTGTGCTCTCTTCAACCTAGGGTGGTTTTCATACAGTATTGTCAGGAGTGCAAATAAGAACATGAGCAGCCCATGCCCGAAGTCTCCAAACATAACAGCAAACAAGAAGGGGAAAGTGATGATGGTATAGAGAGCTGTAAGGGCAACACAGCAGATTTCAGGCACAGCACAAGAGATTCTGTCTCCATTATCCCCAAGCAATCCCACACTTCAATCTCTCCAAGTTCTTAAGTTTGAAAGACATTTCATCCCCTACTCATAGACCTTTCCCCTAGACAGTAAATTTAACTCAGTTTAAAGCTTGTTTATTGTGTAGCAATGACAACTTCACAGTTGAGCAGTAGCTGACAATTCTGAGGATAATAATATCAGCCcaggaaataaaacccaaccAAACTCAAGCCCACTTCTTCCTCTGTGGGTATATGAGCTACTGAAAATTGTAAAACAGCTACTAACAAGCAGTATGATTGTCACCATTTGGCCTTTGCCAGTGTCCAATTGAGCAAGGCATCAAGGCAAGCAGCAATTGCTCACAGCTCAGCTTTCAGAAGGACCAACCTGGATTAACTTCCCCGTAGCTTCCAACTCCATAAGCATCAACGATGTTCTGGAACCCTGAGGTGAATTTATTGGTACGTATCAAAGTCGGAGGAGGATGTGTTGTTGGAATGGTATTCATGAAGGAGGAAATTGTAGCTCCACTCTTCCTCTAATTACAGACAGAAGATAGATTTGTGTAAGATCTCTCTTATTCTAATCAAAGTGAAAACATTTGCTTTATCAGCAGTTTCACTGATCCAAAAATACCATTAAATTAAGCCCTAAGTTTAGTTAATTTATCCCTTTGTACCCCCTCTAAAAGCTGATTATGCACAGTATTCTAACTCTTACTTCGTATCAAGTATCAGATGAGACTTACCAGTCACAATATTATAAAGCAAAGATTTGTTATTATGAATTTTCTctcttaaaacaaaaaccattGCAAAGGAACTGGCACATTCTGCATGACTGCAAATAGCACTGTGGGCCCAGCTGGACTCAGGTCCAATACAGAAGttattcaagaaaataaaaacactatACACTAAATAAAGGCTCTGCTTATAAAAACAACTATACAGAGACCCACATCTGTCCATGCCTACTTTTAGCCTATTGTTaatgattattttctttccttatgtGTATACTTAGTTCAAGCTGACAGCTTTAACATCAGTGAGCATTCAGGTGACTTACTGAGCCTTCCTCCAATGCATGGCGCAGATTCTGGAGATCAGCCACTGGACACCAAACCTCAGCaattaaacatttatttgtGACATCAAAACTGCAAAGGTTGAGGACGTGGTAAATGGCTTTCATCTTCTTCACTTGGATAACCCAAGTATAGATGGATTCTGATGCTTTATACAAGACCTGGCGTAAGTATTCCTCAGTTTTATTCAGCACctttgtttgaaaaaaaccaaagataTCACTGAGAATGTGACAGTGGTTGTGCTGATCACAGCAAGAGCACCTTGTACATGTCCAGTGCTGGGCCATGTTTTTAGGAGGGCAAGCAAAcctctgctgaaaacagaggGCAATGCCAAATGCTGTGAGGTTTAACAGATATGTGCAGCACAAGGGACACAACTTACTGTCCCACCAGCTCCAAAGCTGTATGTATgttagaaattatatttaacaCTGTGATACATCAAGTGATTTCCTGTGATGGAACAGCACTAGCAAAAGGAAACCTGTTCTTTACTCACAGTTTCAAGATCCTGAATACGAACATTGAGCCCCTCGACCACGGCCTGGCGCTCCTCGGTGGTGTCGGGGTAGGGGTACACGTGACAGCGATAGCTGCAGGAACACAGGGCTGTGCTAAATGACCAAACTCCACTAAAAACCtcacccagcccctgccacagccaAATTTGTAACACACCACCTAATAACCAGGGAACAGATTCATCTCAGAGGCAGTATTTTGCCTGTACTTGGTAAAGACTGCAAGTGAAATGActcatatatttatttgtacGCTGCATAATTATAGAGCTGAATGTAATAAGGGGAGAAACAAATTTAACATAAAAAACCTTGTCTAAAAACCAGCACAAATCAGAAAGGaatgcaggggaaaaaacaactaGAATATACCCCAAGTAGAAAGGAATGTACACATATTAGATTTACTTCTTACCAGTCACAAATCTTCTTAACTTTTTGACCGATTTGTTCACCCCAATACGACACTAAAAAAACAGCCCACTTTGTGGTTTCAccctaaaaaaccaaaaaaggtAAAGCTGATGAATTATGTTTTAACCAGCAATTCCACTGTGACAATTATAGAACTAAGTAACAAAGCTGAACAACTAGAAAAAGCTGTGTTAGTAGCAATAATCTTCCATCTGTTATCTGAATAAAATTCAACTGTATCaatatctctttttttaatattagagaaaatcagaaaaagtttccagggaaaataaaagacattATAGAACTAAGTAACAAAGCTGAACAACTAGAAAAAGCTGTGTTAGTAGCAATAATCTTCCATCTGTTATCTGAATAAAATTCAACTGTATCaatatatctttttttaatattagagaaaatcagaaaaagtttccagggaaaataaaagacattATATTTTGCTAGCTCAGAGTTCTTAGTAagaaaagagtattttaaaaaggtaaCAAATTAgaattcaagaaataaaaagaaagtgaCAGATTAGAATGCCATAATTGAtttacaaaaagatttttttttaagttcacaGTAAAAACTTCACAGAAAACCTGCTGTACTTGACTCTTTATTAACTACTGAATGAACAAATGAAAAGGCTATTAAAAGGCAATGCACTCTACAGACCTAGTTAATAAATATCCAAGCAGCCATTTCTGCCACGTATTTGGACCAAGGTGGCCAATCATAAAGTCACCACAATCCCACAATGAAGTTCTGCACTTCTCAACCTGAACCACAACAAATTAATTACTACTTCTACAACCCTGAATCTTAAATTCTACAAAttctaatttttcaaaatagttTTTCCTCCAAGGACACTGGGAAATCATTTCCACTTACTGCAGACAGACCAGAGGAACAATTCTTCCAAACCATATGAAAAGtacaaatgaaataaagtgATCATTATAATGTTTACTCACTGTATCCGGATCTTCCAGAGCCTTATCCAACTCTGCATAGGTAAGAAAGGGATAGCCTTTACAGACTCTCCACAGcattttttcaaatgcttcaaTCTTTGCTATGTGAACTAACCCAGATATGAAtctaggaaaaggaaaaaattgaaatataagATAacatttacaagaaaaataatttgaaattcaGAGTACATCACCACAATAATTTAGTATCTCCCTTGGCTAGGGAAGGAAGCACA
This window encodes:
- the ATP6V0A2 gene encoding V-type proton ATPase 116 kDa subunit a 2 isoform X1, which gives rise to MGALFRGEPVCLAQLFLQSGSAYECLSEVGERGLAEFRDLNPNVSVFQRKYVNEVKKCEEMERILGYLVQEIKKADIPLPEGDVAPPAPLLKHILEIQEQLQKLETELREVTKNKEKLRKNLLELTEYKYMLQITQNFVRRPPEYESHLHGNFEEFPSVENEPLVDYNRSHRLSASLGFISGLVHIAKIEAFEKMLWRVCKGYPFLTYAELDKALEDPDTGETTKWAVFLVSYWGEQIGQKVKKICDCYRCHVYPYPDTTEERQAVVEGLNVRIQDLETVLNKTEEYLRQVLYKASESIYTWVIQVKKMKAIYHVLNLCSFDVTNKCLIAEVWCPVADLQNLRHALEEGSRKSGATISSFMNTIPTTHPPPTLIRTNKFTSGFQNIVDAYGVGSYGEVNPALYTIITFPFLFAVMFGDFGHGLLMFLFALLTILYENHPRLKRAQDEIMKMLFEGRYVILLMGLFSIYTGLIYNDCFSKSINIFGSGWNVSAMFHQKVWSIEDVKSNRYLALDPNVSGVYNGAYPFGIDPIWNLASNRLTFLNSFKMKMSVIFGVTHMTFGVVLGLFNHLHFKKTYNIYLVFIPELLFLLSIFGYLVFMIFFKWLAYSAENSTTAPSILIQFINMFLFPSGETKSFFNGQIPLQKFLLSVAFLCVPVMLLGKPLYLYWLHSGGRGIRMYRSGYKLVRKESEEELCLLSCQDLEEGANHSDSGHREGDAEELNFADVFMNQVIHTIEYCLGCISNTASYLRLWALSLAHAQLSEVLWQMVMRVGLRVDTKYGVLLLVPVLAFFAVLTVFILLVMEGLSAFLHAIRLHWVEFQNKFYSGGGYKFTPFSFKHISLHFNKDGAL
- the ATP6V0A2 gene encoding V-type proton ATPase 116 kDa subunit a 2 isoform X2, with product MERILGYLVQEIKKADIPLPEGDVAPPAPLLKHILEIQEQLQKLETELREVTKNKEKLRKNLLELTEYKYMLQITQNFVRRPPEYESHLHGNFEEFPSVENEPLVDYNRSHRLSASLGFISGLVHIAKIEAFEKMLWRVCKGYPFLTYAELDKALEDPDTGETTKWAVFLVSYWGEQIGQKVKKICDCYRCHVYPYPDTTEERQAVVEGLNVRIQDLETVLNKTEEYLRQVLYKASESIYTWVIQVKKMKAIYHVLNLCSFDVTNKCLIAEVWCPVADLQNLRHALEEGSRKSGATISSFMNTIPTTHPPPTLIRTNKFTSGFQNIVDAYGVGSYGEVNPALYTIITFPFLFAVMFGDFGHGLLMFLFALLTILYENHPRLKRAQDEIMKMLFEGRYVILLMGLFSIYTGLIYNDCFSKSINIFGSGWNVSAMFHQKVWSIEDVKSNRYLALDPNVSGVYNGAYPFGIDPIWNLASNRLTFLNSFKMKMSVIFGVTHMTFGVVLGLFNHLHFKKTYNIYLVFIPELLFLLSIFGYLVFMIFFKWLAYSAENSTTAPSILIQFINMFLFPSGETKSFFNGQIPLQKFLLSVAFLCVPVMLLGKPLYLYWLHSGGRGIRMYRSGYKLVRKESEEELCLLSCQDLEEGANHSDSGHREGDAEELNFADVFMNQVIHTIEYCLGCISNTASYLRLWALSLAHAQLSEVLWQMVMRVGLRVDTKYGVLLLVPVLAFFAVLTVFILLVMEGLSAFLHAIRLHWVEFQNKFYSGGGYKFTPFSFKHISLHFNKDGAL